gtgaccattcgtactggttTTCCCGGTGCAGTACTGGTTTTATGAGACACCTGTACACTTTATGTAatagaactttttttatttaataaatggattgaaatattttaaacttttagtgaaaatgatgtctcccacaaaaatattggcaaattagttTAATGTTGTCTCTGTTTACCAGGAACAAATGATGTATTTATGAGTAATATTTGTGGTCCAGTGATAAAACACAACTAAATGTTAAtacaggcggacctcaactttcgcacattcgactttcgcacaattcgctatttcgcacatttttaaaaaatcgtttttttttttggtgataatgcaaaaatgtttgtttgcgtgcaattGTTTCCCTTTCCTCCATTCCCTGTTGCACTATGAAATGCGTATGAACGAGCCCGTACTGTGAAAAGTGTTACATCCTGCACGGCATAGTGATGGATGAAATGGAGAAATCTTTGTCTTATTGGATAAgtgaccaaaatcaaaaaacatcCCTCTGAGTACTTCAATAATTCAAGCTAGAGCTCTTAGTTTGCATAAGGATTGGAAGGCTAGACTAAAAGAAGATTCTAACACGGTGTTTCATGCAAGTCACAGCtggttttcaaatttaaaaacaagatattctttacacaatattaaattcactggagaatCATCTGATGCGGATGAAGATGCTGCAAAAGACTTTATTTCCTCATTGTCCAAAATTATTGAAGATGATGAATATTCCTCTAGTCAAATATTCAATGTAGATGAGACTGGTTTATTTTGGAAGAAGATGCCTAATCGTACATTCTTATCAAAGGAAGAATCAGTTGCCCCTGGTCATAAACCTTCTAAAAACCGATTGCTTCTTGGTGGAAATTTAGctggtgatttaaaattgatgcCAATGTTAATTTATCAAGCAGAAAATCCTAGAGCATTGAAAGGGAAAGATAAAAATTGCTTCCAGTAAtttggaaatcaaataaaaaagcctgggttactgctttaatatttaaagattgGTTCACTTCACATTTCGTACCAGCAGTAAAGCAATATTGTGAAgttaataatttaccatttaaaatattattaatcttaGATAATGCTACAGGACTCTCATACAACCCATGGACCAAACAGTGATAGCTATGTTTAAACGATATTATATGAGGTCGATAATGAATCAGGCCATCAAGACAACTGACATGGAAGGTGGGCCCACATTAAAAGATTTCTGGAGGAATTATAACATATGGAacgcaataaataatattggagACGCGTGGACTGAAATAAAAGAGTCAACAATGAAAGGTTCATGGAGAAAACTATGCCCACAAATGATGggtgatataaattttgatgaaactcCAGAAACTATCACACTTGAAATAGTTCACTTAATGAACGAACTTAACCTAGATGTGAAAATATTAATGAGATGATTGAATCTCATTCTGAACCCATGACCAATGAATTTCTAATGGACTGACAAGAGAACgagaatgatatacatattgaaagtgaggaagaagaaccagaagaaatcattaataccttaactataaaaaatatgaacgaaGCTTTTACGCATCTCGAAAAGTTTTTGAACATTATGGAAGACTGTGATCCCAATGGAGAACGAATATCTCAAGTACGTAGGATTATTCATAAGAGTACTGTCACTGTCACAGAACActctatgaagaaaaaaaaattgtcatattcaactaactcttgacaagttcattacgagattataatttgccgtgcctgaatgcgatattttccacctaagtgagtgtagattatcggatgttattttaacatatgtatctggcagcctgcgctcatcattattctcttaatttgaatgtgatgtatgtgtggaatcttaatctactctcttccatttgggcctcgctgtgatttttttttactatttttcttttgcagaatgtaaaactaagaataggatttgagtattttatttacgtgttatttttcttttgtttttattttttattttatcgtgtttttctgcttttgcttttttgctttttattttatgtatttactttactttttaatgtatataaataatttttatttaatacatacattttttgctttttttttttacatccctctactttcgaacatttaactttcgcacacattttcaggaaccaattatgtgcgaaagttgaggtccgcctgtactttaaaatgttttctaatgaaaatttaaaatgtttgtgtagaattttattaGAGCATTCGAGaaaattaattagattttttataattgtgCGTCCATGATTATCCAGTGTTTGTTTTcagtaattgaaatatatagaaatatttttttgaaaaaaccgTGGTCACCTTGGTGTAcatgtatctattatacattgtatatttacatCTGTACataggcacatatgtatgtacatacatatattaagtgtTTTTATAAACTGAACATTTTTTGATAGATAGCTGATAATAAGCAAGgaaattttcattgtaattgtttaataatattgtacagtgtacatacatacactataaTGTCGTATCCGTTCCCGGCAATGTTTACAGTTAAATTTTTGATAAGAAAAAAGCATTCTATGAaagtattattgttttttttttaatatctaaaatGGTGTGCTTCGCATGTAGTGAGTGATAGTTCAAACTTTATCAAAAGTTGACCGGTGACACTTAGCAACCGCTCtaatatttgttattttcattgcatcttgtaaattataatatgaataacatAATAAGATAATGCATGCACTTCAAACGgtgttataaaataaactagCAGTATAATTGATTAGGAATActtgtttattttgattttcattttattcatatagCAACCCCGTAAGTCGTCGATTCCCAGCCGTTTTAATGATTATGGATATTAGATGCGATTGCAGAACTTTCGAATTTAAAAGCAAGGAAGGACAAATCAATTTTTgagctaataaaaaaaatagaatataaatcAATACCCTTTGGTAACTTACATGCGGGCCAAATTttcctagttacgccactgatcactgatcacgttttcatgatctagaaaaaaatatgtgtgtgtgtattttggggattttttgaacaccgttagttctatcgaactcaaacttagtatcggctattaaaatgcttatcgatacgacgtaaatttttggATTGATGGTATCTCTtctcttataggtgtcctcttttttatttaggGTTTCCAAAACCCtaaataattttcttaataacttcaattatctcctaagtTGCTCAGCCGATCAGACTGgaacttttttacatgtaatagaaataatatttttcatacaatattttattttacatatttttaacacaaccgaaagtagtacttttactctagagaggCAAAGTTTTTTTGTATTCCTCTCCGAAATCTTTCAGCGTTTTGAACCGAAATttcatataggtacatacatatatacataagttttcGCTTAATAGCAAGTAACGTATGAAATATAGTGAGGATCCATCAACCGGGAGTGGCAGTTTAGTCTTGTtcgtaaataagtacatatgtatatacatatgtgtgctcttcacgaaacaAATCCAGTATAATCCATATTTACACATATTTGTATTCTCTATGTGCTGATAATAAGCTAGTTTTGTTTTAAAGGTAATAAAATGTAAAGGTAAAATGTAACCATCatcgtggactagtggttagcatatatgctttcgagcatagtggtcacgggttcgagtcccactggttgctgctggccagttTGTGAATCCAGAtcaatcttttcctatcagagtttgccaatttatctgattctcATCGAAACGgttcaaacaaattggcaacctttacccatttcttgcAAATTTCGAGTTGTCGGCATCTTGGATttcactgattcgtataaaataaaaatgatgcaaatttgtccataaatttcttggaaatttcgagtttttcagcatctcaaaaatttgatgatttatataaaaaatgatccATAGACGTGTCTATGATGgtttgctaaaattattttaaaaattgtatatcgatgtttgtaattggccaggatcGCGAATTGTAGtttgcctgttaggccttcttggtatatatacatacgtacatatgtaaaattaaaataaatgtaaattttagaattaaaactttattttattttgatcttgcaaattatttctatattattatCTAATGTGTGAATTTCCCAAAAATAACGCACAAAAGTGTTTCAAATTTTCTCATAGTcggtatgtgtacatatatgtgtgtgtgtatgtagttattgaattttgttttcgatACTTCTTATgtgtattcctcaaatatatgtagatacatagatatacatatatatgtagataaaatcatggattttttaatatatcaacatgcatacatatgtatgtacaattgaaacccccccccccacacgcatacatatattatctttttgcgtaatacatatgtagatacatatagtATTATGCAAGTCTATAGGTAAATATGAGTAaataatgttttcaatttttgattaataaaGTATTTTGGATGTTTCAACTAAGGTTAcaaaaaatagattattttttgaaataataagtaattttgaaattttgtttataatgACAGGCAATTGTGTGggtaatgcatatgtatgtgaaagtgATGATTAcaacataaaatcaaagtaaaaataaaagtagaCTAGCAAGATTCACGAAGAAATTTCTTATGCAAGAAATAAAACCAgaacaattttcatataaatgtatttattgatttaatggAAAGACAGATGatgatttcatttgaaaaatttgaaattgatttgGAAGAGACAGATTTgggtaaattttgattaaaattgtgGATAGGGTGAGGAATTGAGGATATATTTAGATGACAGCGTGGTTTGGTCTTTCCTTGTGGTAGCACTTGACATAGTTCCATGCCTTCTCATCATTGGTAGATCCAGGCTCCTTCACGCAGATGTCGATGGCTCTACCGACATCTTCTTTGATATCATCTTCAACTTTACTGACGGCGATGTCTCTGTGGAAAACTCCATCGTCGGTCATCACTCCAGAACGTTTCAACATGCAGAACATGAAGCTTTTAGTTTTGGCGTCATCGAAACTGAAGTCTCCTGTCCTGGTTTTTTTCACGAGTTCTTTGTCAACTCCAGTTTCTTCTGTGCAATGTTCGTAGTGAGCTTTCAGCAATGTCTTTTGGGCATCTGTCAATGCctgaaatattacataatattttatacataagttaagtgcaaaaatatacataagtttagtcgttatttgaattcatttaataataatttataatattttcatcgaATTAATTTTTACCTGAGCGCTGACGAACATTGCGAAAGCTACGAAGACTACGAGGAACTTCATGTTTAAAGGTTGGAGTGATCGTTGCAGTGAAACTCACCTCACTATGTCAGAAAACCCGTCGGAAAACCTTTTTATAGTGAAAGACAGCAGTTCCACGAGAGAAGAAGGGGCAAACTATTCAATCTTcattattgtaaaaacatgatCGATTCTTATAGCTTGTGCCAGTAATAACAAACCATCTCTGTACATCAAGCTATGTAATTATGCATTTGATTATCTCGAAGTaaacatcttatatttattattattcatcactatgtatgtatgtatgtatgtataatacttattatatagtgcaatatatgtatatgtatatattatttttaattgacggTTTAAGTACAATAATTTTTAGTATTTGAGAATCCCACCGAAAAGGTTACCAATAGCTGATACAAATCAATAGTTCCGAGGgtcaaatgtgtataataaatatcacATGTATTATCGAAAATATCCGTTCGACTACAGTACATTTCCaaaaacttatatttatttgttaatttataaGACGACTTGTTATTTGAGTTTAAATTATTGTAAacttatatgtaaatttgttatACGATATTGGGATTTCGCTCTATACATTCCTCCTCCCACTCTCCAAAAAATCTGAAAGATTTGAtattggaaatatgtatgtagatactaggggttccaatcgaatattcgaatatattcgtccctttttcaatattcataaattcgagtatttataaaattcatctGATATTATTCGTTTTTTATTAGGTAAGTTCATTGGTACCAAAATCGTCTTTCTTGTTAACTCGACTTTCAGAACTAAAACAGTTTTCGATTTCTTGTTTAGGATGCGCGAcgaattaaacaaattttctaATCGTAAATATCAATCTATCGACGTTTTCCTATTTTAAAGTGAATATTTAGCCAATTATCCGtagtatttttgtataatatctaagctataatattttttataaacgtgTTTATCAcgtacattttataaattatatatgtatgtacatatgttttgaaagatttttattttgatttttgctaTTTCGTTTTAACGCGCCGCTACTGCAAATATAACTTATTTCAAATCTtggatgcatttttttttaactagttGTCGGGAAAACgggagtaaaaatatatttttatcacaataaactataaatgaatacatataaatattttatttcgctAAAATATCCCTTTCTATTATTTGAACACAGTAAACGGTTGTCTAAAATTTAttgtgtaagtacatatgtacctacatatacatattgttgcgtaggggtgggtggaggatccaagtaaaaggccaacagtcgtctcacataatttattaatgattaaggagatacacagtgctcagtccagtgcagtgctcagtccagaattacatgatatcgcctacgtaccgccttataaagggtatatctctcaggacgcctaatctgttaacctgttgtatagtcacgtattcggatatgtatttccacgacattgggtctccccgtaccgattctgagaaataactaataacggtcattgtttagcctaaatgcacttagagtccagatataatccttggaagtaagtgcatacacttagttaatccgataacagatatccgttggtctaagtgcaattcgctcaatccgcggcgtacgtaacaatatgtatatattattacatgtaaatacaatacaatatgtaagtatgtaaatatatacatataatatattcgaatattttaccAATTTCATATTCGAAATTCGAATAATTGATTTTgcgaatatttacatacatacatacatacatatgtacatatgtatgtatgtaatagaaaaCCGACTAACATCAGGGGGTCTAGttctagtctagaggcatgaattgtaggtattttttcaggtgcaataaaaaaaactaaaaaattttttagtagccattattttaccaaatatttattaatgtttgaagaatgcataaaaaaaatcaaaggaaaaaattcaaaattcaaaaagttacaggctgatgaagtgAGGGGTCTCAAAAAAATGGCGCGCCCTGGTTGACACGATTGCAACCCTCCTAGTAATCtaatatcaaaaaaacaaattaattcttaatccaaacaaatgctgCTATTGCTCGAACTACGGAAAAGTCAAAGCCGctatttttcgcaaaatagcggctgtctgaaataaaaagacatttttttaccagttttttttatctttctgaattttttaaaaatagtaaaaattgaaattttgttatttcGTGCGATAGAGTAATGTATAGAGAAGGCTCACAtcaaatttcaagtaaattggttcagtagaacttgagatatcatgtcaaccgtctcgaaaaaagtattatagtttcgagaaaaacgcgtttaaagtttcgggtaaAGTTACGCGCCGGTTAGATGCTACCTCACTAAAACAgctacatatatctccgaaaataatttgaattttgaaaaatcctcttaaggaAATATTCTTAGAGGTTTaagatttgaaaatatgaaaaaaaaaaaaaagtttttttcaaatttctagactagaataagGACGGCTTGTCGCTAAGTTTACTACAATATGTGTAATTGCTACAATTATCATTTGTATTTGGATTGCTATGTGGCCATTGTATAGAATAACCTTATATAGAATAGTTATTCTATATCAATGTATGTGGCACATGATGGTGATTTTAAGGGACGatgaaaaactacatacatatatgtttgtatttttatacaaacctccttttagcttcacttatttATCATCATCGAgaggttttaattttaaaattaatttagtcTACGACCGTTGAGTTTTCtctataattatttttgataaatcggATAAGTAGTGCCAATAGTGGGAGCATATTAACACCCAACCAGGAGTGTAATTAAAACAAACATCAAATTAAAACACGtccctacatatgtaagtatatcatCCAAGGGTATAAGGGCAAGAGGAGGGTatgacaaaaatatgtatgtggtacACGCCTATGGTAAGAGTgcaagaaatataataataattggtaTATagcacaatgtacatatgtatatacattgtgCATATAATAACAACTTGATACAATGTATCAAATTTCAATGTATAtgatacaatgtacatacatatacatatgtatatgctgaattgtaaataggtttttgagctctttttcctattacgctgtacatattaacattataataatataatacaatgattactaacaaaattaaattaaaattgtaaaatagaaaatgatcagtagatcagtagctattaaaatagatataagatgtattgtgaacataatttagtaataataaaaagcatttaaaaatcaaaatatgtatatgataatttcaatgtacatacatatatgatacaatGTATCAAATGTATTATGATACAATGTATCAACTTCGGTACAATGTATCAAATCGTATTTAATGTCGATTTTCGGACAattattttctaattattttagacaattttatataaatctacaTCATCATAAGATATTTatctaaattattaaaaattttgattcatcCGTTGTTTTCGACTAAATTGGCACAATTTGTTCATAACGAGGTACTTCTTTTGATTGTTCGTtagattttttgaataaatattttcaaacatgaatccagtgaataataaaataatttaccgcTAATTAGAGTTTCGCACAATTATCTCGATCGCCTTAACACActaatgaatttaataatattcattGAACACCTTCGTATCGCACGACACAACAacgaatttacattttaaacttTATTAGCTACGTATAGCGATCTACCGATGATGCTTTAaagattttcctttttttatattaccattgtttcaaaattttcacgCTACTTGGTACTAAGTTAAAATTTACGTATGGTATAGAAACAATGTTTACATATTTGAATTCGTTATTTATGTGAATGATaaccatac
The nucleotide sequence above comes from Arctopsyche grandis isolate Sample6627 chromosome 4, ASM5162203v2, whole genome shotgun sequence. Encoded proteins:
- the LOC143910683 gene encoding general odorant-binding protein 56d-like — its product is MKFLVVFVAFAMFVSAQALTDAQKTLLKAHYEHCTEETGVDKELVKKTRTGDFSFDDAKTKSFMFCMLKRSGVMTDDGVFHRDIAVSKVEDDIKEDVGRAIDICVKEPGSTNDEKAWNYVKCYHKERPNHAVI